A single region of the Nakaseomyces glabratus chromosome D, complete sequence genome encodes:
- the CBP4 gene encoding Cbp4p (CAGL0D05962g~Ortholog(s) have role in mitochondrial respiratory chain complex III assembly and integral component of mitochondrial membrane localization) — MDTPVWRRWLKIYIYGGSIILGGVLLFKYTTPTDEKLIASLSPELRLQYEKERKLRQEEQRELMRIVQETAKSNEPIWKTGPIDSPWEKKKGGEVVKNENFFDKIQKTRAEEAQKDELQRIREELDSLRAQSMKKTSDIVNERKSKDWWKIW, encoded by the coding sequence ATGGATACCCCAGTTTGGCGCCGTTGGCTGAAAATTTATATCTATGGTGGTTCTATTATACTAGGGGGAGTGTTGCTGTTCAAGTACACAACACCTACTGATGAAAAACTAATAGCCTCGTTATCCCCAGAACTGAGGTTGCAATACGAGAAAGAGAGGAAGTTAAGACAAGAGGAACAGAGAGAGTTGATGAGAATAGTTCAGGAAACTGCAAAGAGTAACGAACCTATCTGGAAGACAGGACCAATAGATTCTCCATgggagaagaagaagggcGGAGAAGTTGTAAAGAATGAGAACTTCTTTGACAAGATACAGAAGACTCGTGCAGAAGAGGCACAGAAGGATGAATTGCAACGGATTAGAGAGGAACTTGACTCATTAAGAGCACAAAGTATGAAGAAGACCAGCGATATAGTCAATGAAAGGAAAAGCAAAGACTGGTGGAAGATTTGGTGA
- the RAD7 gene encoding UV-damaged DNA-binding protein RAD7 (CAGL0D06006g~Ortholog(s) have DNA-dependent ATPase activity, damaged DNA binding, ubiquitin-protein transferase activity), protein MYRSRNRNRQGGPNSIKGPSSALTQFLKEEGISAEAIRNRWLQRQVKGGDKKEGSPDEDKDTAFTTNNDEEVKKDYDSESTLSDEPRLKREALEANIVSDEEDEEDVEYKEITPAKDESVSYEERMKRFNQDSDEEEYDESASASIEPLVLPEKKVDKATIEKKARTVIQNRRKKQRRAANLLDRKSNAVLSLQALCIAKISQNIYKWQKDSEENRNNDHNVMFSHLREVLGGVSTENLNNLANALSKNRALNDQTLQLFLKTDLEALTFHDCSKVSFDGYKTLAIFTPHIKKLSLHMCGQLNNESLLYIAEKLRNLTSLYLDGPFLINEKTWVQFFEIMKGRLEEFHVSNTHRFTDKSLASLLINCGSSLKALGLSRLDGLFNYALIPQYLCNEEFHSLELGYPYNDEDITDEVVINILGQIGHSLKRLVLCGCSDLSDSVIINGIGAFIGENNRLEEIGLEELDQISNDSLLYLFSQIQFPNLRVCSFRRSIQIGDDTIMELFQNAAVNTLEILNLNSLNSLTKESLLLLSCPHLKHLDVAFVRAVDDEVVGRLGKQNPKLSLMEVFGDPLVTEKAKIRPGITLTGRQSDSI, encoded by the coding sequence ATGTATAGGAGTCGGAATAGAAACAGGCAAGGTGGGCCTAACTCCATCAAGGGCCCCAGCTCTGCTTTGActcaatttttgaaagaagaaggtatTAGTGCAGAAGCAATCAGGAATCGATGGTTGCAGAGGCAGGTTAAGGGTGGCGATAAAAAAGAAGGATCACCAGATGAAGACAAGGACACAGCATTCACAACAAATaacgatgaagaagttaagAAGGACTACGATTCTGAATCCACTTTATCAGATGAACCTAGACTGAAACGAGAGGCACTTGAAGCGAATATAGTCAGtgatgaggaagatgaagaggatGTTGAATACAAGGAGATCACCCCAGCTAAGGATGAAAGCGTCAGCTATGAAGAAAGGATGAAGCGCTTCAATCAAGACAGTGATGAGGAAGAGTACGATGAAAGTGCTTCGGCTTCTATCGAACCCCTAGTTTTaccagaaaagaaagttgATAAAGcaacaattgaaaagaaagcaagGACAGTTATTCAAAATAGAAGGAAAAAGCAAAGGAGGGCTGCAAATTTGCTGGATAGAAAATCAAACGCTGTATTAAGCTTACAAGCTTTATGCATAGCAAAGATCAGTCAGAATATCTACAAATGGCAAAAAGACTCGGAAGAGAATAGAAACAATGATCACAATGTGATGTTTAGTCATTTACGTGAGGTGCTTGGTGGTGTCTCAACTGAAAATTTGAACAACTTAGCCAATGCCCTGTCAAAAAACCGAGCATTGAATGACCAAACACTACAGCTTTTCCTTAAGACAGATCTTGAAGCATTGACTTTTCATGATTGCTCCaaagtttcttttgatGGTTATAAGACCTTAGCAATATTTACCCCTCATATCAAGAAACTTTCATTGCATATGTGTGGCCAATTGAACAATGAGAGTCTCTTGTACATAGCAGAGAAGTTACGTAATTTAACTTCTCTTTACCTAGACGGTCCATTCCtaataaatgaaaagaCATGGgttcaattttttgaaataatgaAAGGTAGATTGGAAGAATTCCACGTTTCCAATACACACAGATTTACGGATAAGTCACTTGCAAGTCTATTAATTAACTGCGGATCATCTCTGAAAGCTTTGGGTCTTTCAAGACTTGATGGATTATTCAATTATGCTCTAATCCCTCAATATTTATGTAACGAGGAATTTCACTCTTTAGAATTGGGCTATCCCTacaatgatgaagatattaCCGATGAAGTTGTGATAAACATTCTAGGTCAAATTGGGCACTCGCTAAAAAGGCTGGTTCTTTGTGGCTGCTCAGATTTAAGTGATTCCGTCATAATAAATGGCATTGGGGCATTTATTGGGGAAAATAATCGGTTAGAAGAAATTGGCTTAGAGGAACTTGATCAGATCAGCAACGACTCTCTACTATATTTATTCAGTCAAATTCAATTTCCTAATTTGAGGGTATGCAGTTTCAGAAGATCTATACAAATAGGGGATGATACTATAATGGAATTATTTCAGAATGCAGCTGTGAACACCCTAGAAATACTAAATCTTAACTCGTTAAACAGCCTCACAAAGGAGTCTCTCTTGTTACTCAGTTGTCCACACCTGAAACATTTAGACGTAGCATTTGTGCGAGctgttgatgatgaagtaGTAGGTAGACTAGGCAAGCAAAACCCAAAATTGTCACTCATGGAAGTATTTGGTGATCCACTTGTAACCGAGAAAGCCAAAATCAGACCCGGAATCACACTAACTGGCCGTCAAAGCGATAGCATATAG
- the BFA1 gene encoding Bfa1p (CAGL0D06028g~Ortholog(s) have GDP-dissociation inhibitor activity, GTPase activator activity, role in mitotic spindle orientation checkpoint and Bfa1-Bub2 complex localization), whose product MSIRPANMMDYDLPETSFEDIDATFSRDVPTSSVRNTLDMQQSMPVEDRKVLQEIVQPTPSSITTSDTGTIFSGSRKQSWLNNLASDEDKSDGFEDGEEFLSDFQEFQNRKDDFDEAIKSHFNLQKRSCRGDYDLATDFERKVNINPNSQRRSLRQPRSMMDMHPLRSENSFNPHRLQNSISTNNLHRPNRLGSLHFKKSMPSLSSYNPVIEEEPRYWKKSWDIEEAEEDDDYFDEDFDEDGQETFDLDEKTLKNRVQSNIPTSKTPFKISPTQFDIIQQDDLLTPRLHKKQKELRYKHNLEAFKETSKARRRRHTAKSKIQTIKQQIDHNTPMKSGLMYYNPKKMAWEGNERVLDKFQDIISIDKRPLLIRNKSNISPNETLTYTGSDNNNVQDNGSNSTFSSTTNPRVVGKMMFDERNLRWVSVNNDEIDPFAEIEENIPEPILGKPKRSSPFLRSRSQLISSNNPEVSFTESDVPGNDKFAIGVKKRDRYASTSAAISKRAGDRADMERVYRLSSKELERLYHEENRWQRKVGGWFVLGDGDQQDRTMAQYDPSDKGNNFMYEIRKMVINSTKN is encoded by the coding sequence ATGTCGATCAGACCGGCAAATATGATGGATTATGATCTTCCAGAAACGTcctttgaagatattgatgcAACGTTTAGTAGAGATGTCCCAACATCAAGTGTACGGAATACTTTAGATATGCAACAAAGCATGCCGGTAGAAGATAGAAAGGTGTTGCAAGAGATAGTACAGCCCACGCCATCATCTATAACAACATCCGATACTGGAACCATATTCTCAGGAAGCAGGAAACAGAGTTGGCTCAATAATCTAGCATCTGATGAAGACAAAAGTGATGGGTTTGAAGATGGTGAAGAGTTCTTGAGCGATTTCCAGGAATTTCAGAACAGAAAGGATGACTTTGATGAGGCCATTAAATCTCATTTCAACCTACAGAAGAGAAGCTGTCGGGGAGACTACGATTTGGCTACagattttgaaagaaaGGTTAATATCAATCCAAACAGTCAGAGAAGATCACTACGACAGCCAAGATCAATGATGGACATGCATCCACTAAGATCTGAAAACTCGTTCAATCCTCATAGACTTCAAAATAGTATATCAACAAACAATCTACACCGTCCTAATAGACTAGGGTCTTTACATTTTAAGAAATCAATGCCATCTCTTTCGTCTTATAATCCTGtaatagaagaagaaccaAGGTATTGGAAAAAGTCTTGGGATAtagaagaagctgaagaagatgacgacTATTTCGATGAGGACTTCGATGAAGATGGACAAGAGACATTTGATCTTGATGAAAAGACTCTAAAAAATAGAGTGCAGTCAAATATACCTACTAGTAAAACACCATTTAAAATATCTCCGACTCAATTTGATATAATCCAACAAGATGATCTACTAACTCCACGCTTGCACAAGAAACAGAAAGAGCTGAGGTATAAACATAATCTAGAAGCGTTTAAAGAAACTAGCAAAGCTAGAAGGCGACGTCATACTGCCAAGTCGAAAATACAAACTATCAAACAACAAATTGACCACAACACACCAATGAAAAGTGGCCTTATGTATTAtaatccaaaaaaaatggcatGGGAAGGAAATGAAAGAGTACTGGATAAATTTCAGGATATTATATCTATTGACAAGCGTCCATTATTGATCAGGAATAAAAGTAATATTTCACCTAATGAAACTTTAACATACACTGGAAGTGACAACAACAACGTCCAAGATAATGGTTCCAACAGTACGTTCTCTTCAACCACAAATCCGCGAGTCGTAGGCAAAATGATGTTCGATGAAAGAAATCTAAGGTGGGTGAGTGTCAATAACGATGAAATTGATCCATTTGCAGagatagaagaaaatattcCTGAACCTATACTAGGTAAACCAAAACGGTCTTCACCATTTCTTCGATCAAGAAGTCAACTAATATCATCTAATAACCCAGAAGTGTCATTCACCGAAAGTGACGTCCCAGGAAATGATAAGTTTGCAATTGGCGTCAAGAAGAGGGATAGGTATGCATCCACATCTGCAGCCATAAGCAAACGTGCAGGCGATAGAGCCGATATGGAGAGAGTCTATCGcctttcttcaaaagaacTGGAGAGATTATATCATGAAGAAAACCGTTGGCAACGCAAAGTCGGTGGATGGTTTGTGCTAGGAGATGGCGACCAACAAGATCGAACAATGGCACAGTATGACCCCTCAGATAAGGGCAACAACTTTATGTATGAAATAAGAAAGATGGTAATCAACTCTACGAAAAATTGA
- the KCH1 gene encoding Kch1p (CAGL0D06050g~Ortholog(s) have potassium ion transmembrane transporter activity, role in potassium ion transmembrane transport and fungal-type vacuole, integral component of plasma membrane, mating projection localization): MLGNDWKYSINSRTFDDLEEEEFKNYKFKTVLSYIFEIGVMNGLKVAFFVSDIYTCVKLLAYNSWSNNVIKPYISFKVTKWLFTACIFASIVILLIEAAIGFRIYRTRNISLTYVNNFSRNTYSIKSYSKFCVYNKITPKGFFQKVSFFTFFELRNCIRLLFTDTPRQVFNALTLWSVLVTVNNGADLGRLETFHGLINKIKTIADTNHAEAVILSFMLFSFVLWAFFMFKFCLALLSSIFVYYNLIRRHRYGSLKAFVCITIDKKVDEMVKQHKSKSAFQSITKTTLLQSNSMLDIKQDLEKNTAETTYEIYKKPNYDSVRSNLHLVNSSIEDGSTSEEYELMYEEPMVRNSVIDGNDLLLDSKFNAKRDFNQYYQNAARNQSNSQDVIKEEYEPNFDVMDYAYSNGSNECHDDDTVWKDSVRSGISDNINYGHSSSRELDDVTQSVYPPQTIEISRQMPINMSTHTLEHVSSSVTLDQQPRRSRIPPPPIKTAFIDQDIQQLHVYTPDQAYFNEFTRNQHKF; the protein is encoded by the coding sequence ATGCTGGGGAACGACTGGAAGTATTCCATCAACTCGAGAACATTTGATGATCTGGAGGAGGAAGAGTTTAAGAACTACAAGTTCAAAACTGTACTAAGttatatctttgaaattggtgTAATGAATGGTCTGAAGGTTGCATTCTTTGTATCGGATATCTACACCTGTGTTAAGCTTTTGGCGTATAATAGCTGGTCTAATAATGTCATCAAGCCATATATTTCATTCAAGGTGACCAAGTGGTTATTTACAGCCTGTATTTTTGCATCAATTGTTATCCTTCTCATAGAGGCAGCTATTGGTTTTAGGATTTATCGTACCAgaaatatttctttgacTTATGTGAACAACTTTTCTAGAAACACATACTCAATTAAATCATATTCGAAATTCTGCGTTTACAATAAGATAACACCAAAAGGgttttttcaaaaagtttctttcttcacATTTTTTGAGCTCAGAAATTGTATAAGGCTCCTTTTTACCGACACTCCAAGACAGGTATTCAACGCGTTGACCCTATGGTCTGTACTTGTCACAGTTAATAACGGTGCCGACTTGGGAAGACTGGAAACATTTCATGGATTaatcaataaaatcaaaactatCGCTGATACAAATCATGCAGAAGCGGTGATATTATCATTCATGCTGTTCTCTTTTGTATTATGGGCATTCTTTATGTTTAAGTTTTGCTTAGCCTTATTGtcttccatttttgtttaCTATAACCTAATTAGAAGACACAGATACGGTAGTCTAAAAGCATTCGTTTGCATAACAATCGACAAGAAAGTCGACGAGATGGTTAAACAGCATAAGAGTAAGTCTGCATTCCAGAGTATCACTAAAACAACATTATTACAATCGAACTCGATGCTGGATATCAAGCAAGATTTAGAGAAAAATACAGCAGAAACAACTTACGAGATATACAAGAAACCCAATTATGATTCTGTAAGATCTAACTTACATCTAGTGAATAGCAGTATAGAAGACGGGTCTACTTCCGAAGAATATGAATTGATGTATGAGGAACCAATGGTGAGGAACTCTGTTATTGACGGCAATGACTTATTGTTGGATTCTAAGTTTAACGCTAAGCGTGACTTCAAccaatattatcaaaatgcTGCACGTAACCAGAGTAATTCCCAAGATGTAATCAAGGAAGAGTACGAGCCCAACTTTGACGTTATGGATTATGCATATAGTAATGGAAGTAACGAATGTCATGATGATGATACGGTTTGGAAAGATTCCGTACGTAGTGGAATCAGtgataatataaattaCGGCCATTCGTCTTCACGTGAACTCGATGACGTTACCCAATCTGTATACCCCCCACAAACTATCGAGATCTCAAGACAGATGCCAATTAATATGTCTACACATACCTTAGAACATGTCAGTTCTTCTGTTACATTAGATCAGCAGCCCAGAAGATCTAGAataccaccaccaccaatCAAGACAGCATTCATTGACCAAGATATTCAACAACTACATGTATACACACCGGATCAAGCATATTTTAATGAGTTCACAAGAAACCAACACAAATTCTAA
- the HIT1 gene encoding Hit1p (CAGL0D06094g~Ortholog(s) have role in box C/D snoRNP assembly, maturation of LSU-rRNA from tricistronic rRNA transcript (SSU-rRNA, 5.8S rRNA, LSU-rRNA) and cytoplasm, nucleus localization), with translation MSSGKECQICKKDDFKYKCPKCGIKYCSLACYKNEELHIHKDAVTTELKTEQEDKTSAKDKTESSVIKFKTEKYQNIYDNSPEIRELLNYNTVKFHLAKVHKILTTTVADSNDSTTSMSSEAKKQLAIDYLNTLRYGGIHYNEALEEFCQLTVAKLHK, from the coding sequence ATGAGTTCTGGTAAAGAATGTCAAATTTGTAAAAAGGATGACTTTAAGTATAAATGTCCCAAATGTGGtataaaatattgttcACTAGCATGCTACAAGAACGAGGAACTGCATATACATAAGGATGCTGTTACAACAGAGCTTAAAACCGAACAGGAGGATAAAACGAGTGCTAAAGATAAAACTGAGTCTTCAGTGATAAAATTCAAGACGGaaaaataccaaaatatatacgATAACAGTCCAGAGATACGCGAGTTATTGAATTATAATACAGTAAAATTCCACTTGGCCAAAGTACACAAGATTTTAACGACGACTGTTGCTGATTCCAACGATTCTACAACGAGCATGTCATCAGAGGCTAAAAAACAACTAGCAATTGACTACCTTAATACATTAAGGTATGGAGGTATCCATTATAATGAGGCTCTTGAAGAGTTCTGCCAGCTAACAGTTGCCAAGCTTCACAAATAG
- the HEM2 gene encoding porphobilinogen synthase HEM2 (CAGL0D06138g~Putative porphobilinogen synthase; involved in cadmium tolerance), whose protein sequence is MHTADFLDIEPTEISSILSGGYNHPLLREWQSERQLKKNMLIFPLFISDIPDEATPIDSLPNIKRFGINKLVDYVKPLVEKGLRSVILFGVPLKEGTKDPVGTAADDPEGPVIQAIKLLRKEFPELYIICDVCLCEYTSHGHCGVLYDDGTINRERSVSRIAAVAVNYAKAGAHCVAPSDMIDGRIKDIKKGLISAGLAHKTFVLSYAAKFSGNLYGPFRDAACSSPSNGDRKCYQLPQAGRGLARRALARDKNEGADGIIVKPSTFYLDIMRDASEICEDLPICAYHVSGEYAMLHAAAEKGIVDLKSIAFESHEGFLRAGARLIISYFTPEFLDWLSN, encoded by the coding sequence ATGCACACTGCAGACTTTCTGGACATCGAGCCTACCGAGATTTCATCAATCTTGAGTGGTGGCTACAACCACCCGCTGCTGAGGGAATGGCAAAGCGAACGtcagttgaagaagaatatgCTCATATTCCCATTGTTCATCTCTGACATTCCAGATGAGGCAACTCCAATTGATTCTCTACCTAATATCAAGAGATTCGGTATCAATAAATTGGTGGACTATGTCAAACCGTTAGTCGAAAAGGGCTTGAGGTCTGTTATTCTTTTCGGTGTTCCTTTGAAAGAAGGCACAAAAGACCCAGTAGGTACAGCAGCTGATGATCCAGAAGGTCCAGTTATTCAAGCCATCAAACTTTTGCGTAAAGAATTTCCAGAGCTTTACATAATCTGTGATGTGTGTCTTTGCGAATACACTTCTCATGGTCACTGTGGTGTGCTCTATGATGATGGAACCATCAACCGTGAGAGAAGTGTTTCAAGAATTGCTGCTGTAGCTGTCAACTACGCCAAGGCAGGTGCCCACTGTGTTGCACCAAGTGACATGATTGATGGTAGAATCAAGGACATCAAGAAAGGCTTGATATCTGCCGGTCTAGCCCACAAGACCTTTGTGCTGTCTTATGCTGCCAAGTTCAGTGGTAATTTGTATGGACCTTTCAGGGATGCCGCCTGTTCCAGTCCATCGAATGGTGATCGTAAATGTTACCAATTACCACAGGCTGGTCGTGGCCTTGCCAGAAGAGCATTGGCTAGAGATAAGAATGAGGGTGCCGATGGTATCATCGTGAAGCCTTCTACTTTCTATTTGGATATTATGCGTGATGCCAGTGAAATCTGCGAGGATTTGCCTATTTGTGCCTACCATGTTTCTGGTGAATATGCTATGTTACATGCTGCAGCCGAAAAAGGTATTGTCGACTTGAAGAGCATAGCTTTCGAATCGCATGAGGGGTTCTTGAGAGCAGGCGCAAGACTGATTATCTCCTATTTCACCCCAGAGTTTTTGGATTGGTTGAGTAATTAA
- the DPC13 gene encoding Dpc13p (CAGL0D06154g~Ortholog of S. cerevisiae : YGL041W-A and Saccharomyces cerevisiae S288C : YGL041W-A) produces MLRSILASRAAFRSRYAGVMRTLPCVRVTQRAYAQSWDNRYNNDKVDAHIKVQQLMDQIHANPAVMEKLEKVSKIMIEKNLINSDNHDANGQRSFKPMQMIKILMDKDLRLAMNEFKSSLDKAGIQLGPDQLAPLMTVLGIEKEKK; encoded by the coding sequence ATGTTGAGGTCAATTTTGGCTTCGAGAGCAGCTTTCAGGTCCAGGTACGCTGGCGTAATGAGAACTCTACCCTGCGTAAGGGTAACCCAAAGGGCATACGCTCAGTCCTGGGATAACCGTTATAATAACGACAAAGTGGATGCGCATATAAAAGTTCAGCAATTGATGGATCAGATTCATGCTAATCCTGCAGTTATGGAAAAGCTGGAGAAAGTTAGTAAGATTATGATCGAGAAGAATCTCATTAATAGCGACAACCACGATGCCAATGGTCAGCGAAGTTTCAAACCAATGCAAATGATCAAGATTCTAATGGATAAGGATCTGAGACTTGCCATGAATGAATTCAAAAGTTCCCTGGACAAGGCAGGTATTCAGCTCGGTCCGGATCAATTGGCACCTCTAATGACGGTCCTGGGCattgaaaaggaaaagaaataa
- the DST1 gene encoding transcription elongation factor DST1 (CAGL0D06160g~Ortholog(s) have RNA polymerase II core binding, RNA polymerase II regulatory region DNA binding, transcription factor activity, core RNA polymerase II recruiting activity), producing the protein MMDAKDVVVHVRNLEKSKGNDESVLEILRILEKEVVPTEKLLRETKVGVEVNKFKKSENAEISKLVKRMIGAWKDAINKHKKAKLRQQQPPQQGVSASSGGAADGSNNDGAKSGDEPRKTDKFVSSKIRNTKNDGVDPNVHNNKLRDQVIRALYDALAKDSEHPPKSILQTSIAIEEEMHKLNDSSIKEKEYKDKYRVIYSNIISRNNPDLKVKIANGDLSPEQLVNSDPKDLAPEHLKKKMEEIKKQNLFNAQGATIERSVTDRFTCGKCKEKKVSYYQLQTRSADEPLTTFCTCEACGNRWKFS; encoded by the coding sequence ATGATGGACGCCAAAGATGTGGTTGTGCATGTCCGCAACTTAGAGAAGTCCAAGGGCAACGACGAGTCGGTGCTGGAGATATTGCGGATATTAGAGAAGGAAGTAGTCCCTACGGAGAAGCTACTCAGAGAGACGAAAGTCGGTGTCGAGGTGaacaagttcaagaagagCGAGAATGCTGAGATATCGAAGTTGGTGAAGCGTATGATTGGTGCGTGGAAGGACGCCATCAACAAGCACAAGAAGGCAAAGTTACGACAACAACAGCCACCTCAGCAGGGTGTTTCTGCATCTAGCGGAGGTGCCGCTGATGGTAGCAATAACGACGGTGCGAAGTCCGGCGATGAGCCACGCAAGACTGACAAGTTCGTCAGCAGCAAAATCAGAAATACAAAGAATGACGGCGTGGACCCTAATGTGCATAACAATAAGCTGAGAGACCAAGTGATAAGAGCACTCTACGATGCCTTGGCCAAGGACAGCGAACATCCACCAAAGTCTATTCTACAGACAAGTATTGCTATAGAGGAAGAAATGCATAAGTTGAACGATAGTAGCATAAAGGAGAAAGAATATAAGGACAAATATCGTGTGATCTACTCCAACATCATCTCCAGAAATAACCCTGATTTAAAAGTTAAGATAGCTAATGGAGATCTTTCCCCAGAGCAATTGGTCAACAGCGATCCAAAGGATCTGGCCCCTGAGcatttaaagaagaagatggagGAGATTAAGAAACAGAACTTGTTCAACGCCCAAGGTGCCACTATCGAGAGGTCGGTGACAGACAGATTCACTTGTGGTAAGtgtaaagaaaagaaagtcTCCTACTACCAACTACAAACAAGATCTGCGGATGAACCTCTTACAACTTTCTGTACTTGTGAGGCCTGCGGTAACAGATGGAAATTCTCTTGA
- the RNA15 gene encoding Rna15p (CAGL0D06182g~Ortholog(s) have mRNA binding, protein heterodimerization activity): MAPSQGNAVQNNPPSRVVYLGSIPYDQTEEQILDLCSNVGPVVSLKMMFDSQTGKSKGYAFVQYQDLESSASAVRNLNGYQLGSRLLKCGYSSNSDITDQGVGNANNSAMDEYNEEMLSNSINRRFPQLPQGVDVNINMTTPAMMISSELAKKSPQEQKNLLKVFQKWTRENPEDAVYLLQECPQLSFVIAELLLTTGISKVDELTQLAESNQTGSQGNITSDILNNDKTIDPAVRAKKIELLRQVLQLSDGEIAILPYDEKMVIWDLKQKALRGEFGAL, from the coding sequence ATGGCACCATCACAAGGGAATGCTGTTCAGAACAACCCTCCATCGAGGGTAGTGTACCTTGGCTCTATTCCATATGACCAGACGGAGGAGCAGATATTAGATTTGTGTAGCAATGTGGGGCCTGTCGTGAGCTTGAAGATGATGTTTGACTCGCAGACGGGGAAGTCGAAGGGTTACGCTTTTGTGCAATACCAGGACCTGGAGTCCAGTGCCTCTGCGGTGCGAAACCTGAATGGGTACCAGCTGGGGTCACGGCTGCTGAAGTGCGGGTACTCTTCTAACAGCGATATCACTGATCAAGGCGTTGGGAATGCGAACAACAGCGCTATGGATGAATACAATGAGGAAATGCTGTCCAATAGTATAAACAGAAGATTCCCACAACTTCCGCAAGGTGTGGACGTCAATATAAACATGACCACTCCAGCTATGATGATCAGTAGTGAGCTGGCGAAGAAATCTCCACAAGAACAGAAAAACTTGTTAAAAGTCTTCCAAAAGTGGACACGGGAGAATCCTGAGGATGCTGTATATTTGTTACAAGAATGCCCACAACTTTCCTTTGTAATTGCAGAATTGTTATTGACCACTGGCATAAGTAAAGTCGATGAACTGACGCAGCTAGCTGAGAGTAACCAAACTGGCTCCCAGGGTAATATAACTTCAgatattttgaataatgACAAAACAATAGACCCAGCTGTGCGGGCCAAGAAAATAGAGTTACTAAGACAAGTTCTTCAACTGAGTGACGGAGAGATAGCAATTTTGCCTTATGATGAAAAAATGGTAATTTGGGACTTGAAGCAAAAGGCTTTGAGAGGAGAATTTGGCGCATTGTGA